A genomic region of Methanothermobacter sp. CaT2 contains the following coding sequences:
- a CDS encoding helix-turn-helix domain-containing protein — MPENTVGERIKQLRDNQNITVDELAERSGVNAELIKKIEEGDIIPSLTPLIKISRTLGVRLGTLLDDRVQDEPVIVRKGKTQRVIHFSGYEEKTDTSNLSFHSLGAGKGDRHMEPFIIDVELHTDDFKLSSHEGEEFIYVLEGEIEVIYGQDRYLLSEGDSIYYDSVVPHHLHAAGEENARILAVVYTPF; from the coding sequence GTGCCGGAAAACACAGTGGGAGAGAGAATAAAACAGCTCAGAGATAACCAGAACATAACAGTAGATGAGCTCGCAGAAAGAAGCGGGGTTAATGCGGAACTCATAAAGAAAATAGAGGAAGGGGACATTATACCATCACTCACACCCCTCATAAAGATCTCAAGAACCCTTGGTGTGAGGCTCGGCACCCTCCTTGATGACAGGGTCCAGGACGAACCGGTCATAGTGAGGAAGGGTAAAACCCAGAGGGTGATACACTTCTCAGGCTATGAGGAGAAGACAGACACCAGCAACCTCAGCTTCCACTCCCTCGGCGCAGGTAAAGGTGACAGGCACATGGAACCCTTCATAATCGACGTGGAACTCCACACCGATGACTTCAAACTATCATCCCATGAGGGTGAGGAGTTCATATACGTCCTTGAGGGTGAAATAGAGGTTATCTATGGACAGGACCGCTACCTTCTATCAGAGGGTGACAGCATCTACTATGACTCCGTGGTACCCCACCACCTCCATGCAGCCGGCGAGGAAAATGCAAGGATACTTGCAGTCGTCTACACACCATTCTAG
- a CDS encoding thioesterase family protein produces MFKITVTPRFGDIDGLRHVNNTVLAVWFEKGRNPIFRMFTPDLDLSYEKWKLILVRTEFDFLAQMYYGSDVEIRSYITHIGNSSFTIGHEAWQDGELKARGKAVLVHYDFIEQRKKPIPPEIRKQLEEHLVEED; encoded by the coding sequence ATGTTCAAAATCACAGTAACACCCCGCTTCGGGGATATAGACGGTCTCAGGCATGTCAACAACACAGTTCTCGCGGTCTGGTTCGAAAAGGGCAGGAACCCGATATTCAGGATGTTCACGCCCGACCTCGACCTCAGCTATGAGAAGTGGAAGCTCATACTCGTGAGGACGGAGTTCGACTTCCTGGCCCAGATGTACTATGGAAGTGACGTTGAGATAAGGAGTTACATAACCCACATCGGAAACTCCTCCTTCACAATAGGGCATGAGGCATGGCAGGATGGGGAACTCAAGGCACGGGGCAAGGCCGTCCTTGTCCACTATGACTTCATAGAGCAGAGAAAGAAGCCTATACCTCCCGAGATAAGGAAGCAGCTTGAGGAGCACCTCGTGGAGGAAGATTAA
- a CDS encoding ammonium transporter — MMLNSGDTAWMLISTALVILMTVPGVAMFYSGLTKRENVLNTIFLSFVSLGIVSLLWFLFGYGLIFGGDVSGIIGSHQVGISLINLGSASKYAPTIPEGLFAIFQMTFAAITVALISGAVVERIKFSSWILFIPLWFALVYVPVAHWVWGGGFLQNLGVHDFAGGIVVHITSGIAALALALVTGPRYDQKLMPHHLGYSVIGTGLLWFGWFGFNAGSALSAGSLAANAMIVTNTSAAAGMIGWILMDRLKTGKPTLLGALSGAVAGLASITPAAGFVDIGASIVTGLVAAVICYLAVSWLKPAAGYDDALDVFGIHGVSGIIGTLGVGLFAVPALNPSLTSGGLLTGSTSLLVSQLIGVVTVTVYTFVVTYILAMLLMKFKGLRVEREEEIQGLDINLHEETGYRLT, encoded by the coding sequence ATGATGCTAAATTCAGGTGATACAGCATGGATGTTGATCTCAACTGCACTCGTGATACTAATGACGGTGCCAGGGGTTGCTATGTTCTATTCTGGTTTAACAAAACGTGAGAATGTTCTGAACACCATCTTTCTATCATTTGTTTCCCTTGGCATTGTGAGTCTGCTCTGGTTTCTGTTTGGATATGGTCTAATATTCGGCGGGGATGTTTCAGGGATCATAGGATCCCATCAGGTGGGCATCAGCCTTATTAATTTAGGGTCTGCTTCAAAATATGCTCCAACAATCCCCGAAGGACTCTTTGCAATTTTTCAGATGACCTTTGCTGCAATAACAGTTGCCCTGATTTCTGGCGCTGTGGTGGAAAGGATCAAATTCTCGTCATGGATACTGTTCATCCCCCTCTGGTTTGCACTCGTATATGTACCCGTGGCCCACTGGGTATGGGGCGGAGGATTCCTGCAGAACCTTGGTGTTCATGATTTCGCAGGGGGAATTGTGGTGCACATCACCAGTGGCATAGCCGCCCTTGCCCTTGCCCTTGTTACTGGTCCAAGATATGACCAGAAACTGATGCCACATCACCTTGGATATTCTGTTATAGGTACCGGTCTTCTCTGGTTTGGCTGGTTTGGATTCAACGCCGGTTCAGCCCTCTCTGCCGGATCCCTTGCAGCTAACGCCATGATAGTGACAAACACCTCTGCAGCGGCGGGTATGATAGGATGGATCCTCATGGATAGACTTAAAACCGGAAAACCAACACTTCTTGGCGCTCTTTCTGGAGCAGTTGCAGGCCTGGCATCAATAACACCTGCAGCAGGTTTTGTGGATATAGGTGCCTCCATTGTCACCGGACTTGTGGCAGCTGTTATATGTTATCTTGCAGTTTCATGGCTGAAGCCAGCTGCTGGATATGATGATGCGCTTGATGTATTTGGGATTCACGGTGTTTCAGGGATCATAGGAACCCTTGGAGTTGGTTTATTTGCAGTTCCAGCCCTAAACCCATCTTTGACCTCAGGAGGTCTTTTAACTGGAAGCACATCCCTTCTTGTCAGTCAGCTGATTGGTGTTGTCACCGTCACTGTCTACACCTTCGTCGTTACATATATCCTTGCGATGCTGCTGATGAAATTTAAGGGGCTCCGTGTTGAAAGGGAAGAGGAAATTCAGGGACTTGACATAAATCTCCATGAGGAAACAGGTTACAGACTGACATGA
- a CDS encoding HisA/HisF family protein gives MLEIIPVIDLMDGIAVSGKSGERENYRPLESVYSPSPDPVNIALSLRAAGARSIYIADLDAIEGTGSNLEAVRRVNHVLPVILDAGVRDLETFHFMLEFASRVVVATETLESTEELEEILRKYPPERTVVSVDVKDMRLHSRNLEIGLEELRDLLMGYEVDIILLDIGSVGTSSGFNRELLELFRPLIERVIPGGGLLPEEIPELEAMGVRAALVGRALHEGMVRPG, from the coding sequence ATGCTTGAGATCATACCTGTTATTGATTTAATGGATGGTATCGCGGTATCCGGCAAATCCGGTGAACGTGAAAATTACAGGCCCCTGGAGTCAGTATATTCACCGTCACCGGATCCAGTTAACATTGCACTATCCCTCAGGGCAGCAGGTGCAAGGTCAATCTACATAGCGGACCTCGATGCCATCGAGGGCACAGGATCAAACCTTGAGGCAGTGAGAAGGGTGAACCATGTCCTCCCAGTGATCCTTGATGCCGGTGTCAGGGATCTCGAAACCTTCCACTTCATGCTTGAATTCGCATCAAGGGTCGTTGTTGCAACGGAGACCCTTGAGAGCACAGAGGAGCTGGAGGAGATCCTCAGGAAATATCCGCCTGAGAGGACCGTTGTCAGCGTGGACGTTAAGGACATGAGGCTCCACTCAAGAAACCTTGAGATAGGACTTGAGGAATTAAGGGACCTCCTGATGGGATATGAAGTAGACATAATCCTGCTGGATATCGGGTCCGTCGGTACCTCCTCTGGTTTCAACAGGGAACTTCTTGAACTCTTCAGACCGCTTATCGAGCGTGTAATACCCGGGGGTGGTCTTCTCCCCGAGGAGATACCTGAACTTGAGGCTATGGGTGTCAGGGCGGCTCTTGTTGGAAGGGCACTCCATGAAGGGATGGTGAGGCCCGGGTGA
- a CDS encoding oligosaccharide repeat unit polymerase family protein, with amino-acid sequence MKVPIIMSQIYDTTRRLCKSFEWKFKEAFIFNLLLALFMGIEEKWLNSFIKSMYPGHNFLSSLKRSRVLKNHIFSPPSFIVFFSMFMALAAIPVQKTLQINILIGFSCFLLFSVIMPGVILRGDRYLRFSIDDIRSMGFTLFIIGSAFLAITLTDVGGIPLLKPSLRYLLNPKLTIPVYLMIPGTAFMLAYITDKMQKSVIDRSTARFRAITVSLTCLVMLALLGYRTPLVAVILITFIMGYYSGLFEIWEVLGSFAVALMIIMGIGYFRSVEEYSLSNLGPLTVLKMRASFTMSILNRLSALAGMTGVMHGDLTLSMIPGAGSGPRALIGKLVLWRTGVTITPTLFGQMLVEFGTIGVAFGMSILGLILGIGYRIMQKTRDSFYIMLYSIVMAYCLISIETGILDQLVVIYILCAFIIYIYNIYLNI; translated from the coding sequence TTGAAGGTACCGATTATTATGAGCCAGATTTATGATACAACAAGAAGACTGTGTAAAAGCTTTGAATGGAAGTTTAAGGAAGCATTTATCTTCAATTTACTCCTGGCCCTCTTCATGGGTATTGAAGAGAAATGGTTAAATAGCTTTATAAAGAGTATGTATCCTGGACATAATTTTCTCAGCTCCCTCAAAAGGAGCAGGGTACTGAAAAACCATATCTTTTCACCTCCTTCATTTATCGTGTTCTTCTCAATGTTCATGGCCCTTGCTGCCATTCCAGTCCAGAAAACATTACAGATCAATATACTGATCGGTTTTTCATGTTTTCTTCTTTTTTCAGTGATTATGCCAGGGGTGATTCTAAGGGGTGATAGGTACCTGAGATTCAGTATTGATGACATCAGATCAATGGGTTTCACTTTATTCATTATTGGATCTGCCTTTCTGGCCATAACACTAACAGACGTTGGTGGCATCCCCCTCCTGAAACCTTCCCTCAGATACCTCCTCAATCCGAAGCTAACTATCCCGGTTTATCTTATGATTCCAGGGACAGCTTTCATGTTAGCTTACATAACCGATAAGATGCAAAAAAGCGTTATAGACAGATCAACTGCAAGGTTCCGGGCCATTACTGTTTCACTGACCTGTCTTGTTATGCTGGCCCTCCTGGGATACCGGACACCCCTGGTTGCTGTAATACTCATAACCTTTATCATGGGTTATTACAGTGGATTATTCGAAATATGGGAGGTCCTGGGATCCTTCGCGGTAGCCTTAATGATAATTATGGGCATAGGTTACTTCAGATCCGTTGAGGAGTACTCATTAAGCAACCTGGGTCCGCTTACAGTTCTAAAAATGAGGGCATCATTTACAATGAGCATACTCAACAGATTATCCGCACTTGCAGGGATGACAGGTGTTATGCATGGTGATTTAACCCTCAGCATGATTCCAGGTGCAGGTAGTGGTCCGCGAGCATTGATAGGGAAGCTGGTCCTCTGGAGAACAGGTGTTACAATCACTCCAACCCTGTTCGGTCAGATGCTTGTGGAGTTTGGTACCATCGGAGTGGCATTCGGTATGAGCATCCTTGGTCTTATCCTGGGAATTGGATACAGGATAATGCAAAAAACACGAGATTCGTTTTATATCATGCTCTACTCAATCGTGATGGCATACTGTCTCATCTCAATCGAAACTGGAATCCTTGATCAGCTCGTGGTTATCTACATTTTATGTGCATTTATTATATACATCTACAACATATACCTTAACATATGA
- a CDS encoding P-II family nitrogen regulator: MRKITAIIRREKLEDVKDALELMGIHGMTVSDVKGRGQQMGIRESYRGMDYCVDLLPKVQLEIVVDSEDLERTVEAISENARTGDVGDGKIFVTDVIDVVRIRTGEHGRDAI; encoded by the coding sequence ATGAGGAAAATCACAGCAATTATCAGAAGGGAGAAACTTGAGGATGTTAAGGATGCTCTGGAGCTTATGGGAATCCACGGGATGACGGTTTCAGATGTGAAGGGAAGGGGTCAGCAGATGGGTATCCGGGAGAGCTACCGTGGAATGGACTACTGTGTTGATCTCCTCCCAAAGGTTCAGCTTGAGATCGTGGTTGATTCAGAGGACCTTGAAAGGACTGTTGAGGCGATATCTGAAAATGCCAGGACCGGGGATGTGGGTGATGGAAAAATCTTTGTAACCGATGTAATTGATGTTGTTAGGATAAGGACAGGTGAACACGGCAGAGATGCCATCTAG
- a CDS encoding DUF5814 domain-containing protein, giving the protein MIVLNRRKRSVDFIPAGNPKKILNTRRKPAYWGRLKIRSTEAGPRISRFTVEKGERETLRKPSEALKILKKQAVILTGRDPEIEDLLSSYGISYRYARVCQHCLHEGYLTVVSSRSSTVHAGQIICSRCVDELIKRELKFAGMDGSTFRNFRRLIRRGVSLDKILEMMSPRFDPLENHELTRYDTVTSESERTPRVPLDKLAVPEKFKRMLKREGNTVLRPVQVLAVDAGLLEGEDLMVVSATASGKTLIAELAGIPRALGGEKFIYLTPLVALANQKYRDFRRRYSPLKLKTAIKVGMSRIRARDELRIPETDVSKADIVVGTYEGMDYILRAGRSGILGDVGVVVIDEIHTLEDEERGSRLKGMIKRIRRLFPDAQIIALSATVKNNLEVASEFGLRLVEYDRRPVPLERHLVFSRGEEDKKNLILRLAEREFSTESEKGFRGQTIVFTNSRRKTRLIADYLTRRGVRAAAYHAGLSYRERQRIERAFASQELAAIVTTAALAAGVDFPASQVVFETLLMGNRWLMPNEFAQMLGRAGRPSYHDRGVVYVLAEVGMEFDGESEEAMALKLLESGPDPVDVNYTEEDVLENILADITSGAIKSESEISPDPSWPLDPEGALDILESHGMIVRDGGLRATGYGVAVSKSFIGVTDAEYIRGHLKGASRRPLDIALELEPFEGAYLSGRLHRALSRAAGARFSMNLMADSTLDILSDGDNLVKLDSKLQEAVLNLQMDFLSCECRDRPFCGCIQRRLSEHIIAERISGRDPVEISRGLLSRYQIQAYPGDIFSWLDTTVRALESIGRIASAFKRRRYLKECSGIVRAIEKGRGA; this is encoded by the coding sequence ATGATAGTTTTAAACAGAAGGAAAAGGTCCGTTGATTTTATACCGGCAGGAAACCCAAAGAAGATCCTCAACACACGCAGAAAACCTGCTTACTGGGGCAGACTAAAAATCAGGAGCACAGAAGCAGGACCGAGGATATCAAGGTTCACGGTTGAGAAGGGTGAACGTGAAACCCTCAGGAAACCATCAGAGGCCCTTAAGATACTGAAGAAGCAGGCTGTTATTTTAACAGGACGTGACCCGGAAATTGAGGATCTACTCTCATCCTACGGCATCAGCTACAGGTATGCAAGGGTATGCCAGCACTGCCTCCATGAGGGCTATCTGACAGTTGTAAGTTCAAGGTCATCGACGGTGCACGCAGGTCAGATCATATGTTCAAGATGCGTTGATGAGCTCATAAAGAGGGAGCTTAAATTTGCAGGCATGGACGGATCAACATTCAGAAACTTCAGGAGACTTATAAGGCGTGGTGTAAGCCTTGATAAGATACTGGAGATGATGTCCCCCCGCTTTGACCCTCTCGAGAACCATGAACTGACCCGCTATGACACCGTGACATCGGAATCAGAGAGGACCCCCCGCGTCCCTCTTGATAAACTTGCAGTACCGGAAAAATTTAAGAGGATGCTTAAAAGGGAGGGTAACACGGTTCTCAGACCTGTACAGGTCCTTGCAGTGGATGCGGGGCTCCTGGAGGGGGAGGACCTCATGGTTGTATCTGCAACTGCTAGCGGAAAGACCCTCATAGCTGAACTTGCAGGCATACCCAGGGCCCTGGGTGGTGAAAAATTCATATACCTCACGCCACTGGTGGCCCTTGCGAACCAGAAGTACCGGGACTTCAGAAGGAGGTACTCACCCCTAAAACTCAAAACAGCCATAAAGGTCGGTATGAGTCGCATAAGGGCAAGAGATGAACTCAGAATTCCGGAGACAGATGTTAGCAAAGCCGATATAGTGGTCGGAACCTATGAGGGGATGGACTACATCCTGAGGGCAGGGAGGTCTGGCATCCTGGGGGATGTTGGTGTGGTTGTCATTGATGAGATCCACACCCTTGAGGATGAGGAGAGGGGTTCAAGGCTCAAGGGAATGATAAAGCGCATAAGAAGACTCTTTCCTGATGCCCAGATAATCGCACTCTCTGCAACCGTGAAGAACAACCTTGAGGTGGCCTCTGAGTTCGGGCTTAGACTGGTTGAGTATGACAGGAGACCTGTCCCCCTTGAGAGGCACCTCGTATTCTCCAGGGGGGAGGAGGATAAGAAGAACCTCATACTCAGGCTTGCTGAGAGGGAGTTCTCCACAGAATCAGAAAAGGGGTTCCGGGGCCAGACGATAGTCTTCACCAATTCCCGTAGAAAGACGAGGCTCATTGCAGATTATCTGACACGGAGGGGTGTGAGGGCGGCGGCCTACCATGCAGGTTTATCCTACAGGGAAAGGCAGCGCATAGAAAGGGCCTTCGCATCACAGGAACTCGCAGCAATAGTTACAACTGCCGCACTTGCCGCTGGAGTGGATTTCCCGGCATCACAGGTAGTCTTTGAAACGCTTCTCATGGGAAACAGGTGGCTCATGCCCAACGAATTTGCACAGATGCTTGGAAGGGCGGGCAGACCCTCCTACCATGACCGTGGCGTTGTATATGTCCTTGCAGAGGTTGGAATGGAGTTTGATGGCGAGTCAGAGGAGGCCATGGCGCTCAAACTCCTTGAAAGCGGACCTGACCCTGTGGATGTAAATTACACAGAGGAGGATGTCCTTGAGAACATCCTGGCAGATATAACCTCAGGTGCTATAAAATCTGAATCTGAAATCTCTCCAGACCCCTCATGGCCCCTGGACCCTGAAGGAGCCCTTGACATCCTTGAATCCCATGGCATGATAGTCAGGGATGGTGGACTCCGCGCCACCGGTTATGGGGTGGCAGTCTCAAAGTCATTCATAGGTGTGACCGATGCCGAGTACATAAGGGGCCACCTTAAGGGGGCTTCAAGGAGACCCCTGGACATAGCACTGGAGCTCGAACCCTTTGAGGGAGCATATCTATCAGGGAGGCTGCACCGTGCCCTCAGCAGGGCAGCTGGAGCAAGGTTCTCAATGAATCTGATGGCGGATTCAACCCTCGACATACTCTCAGATGGGGATAACCTTGTGAAGCTTGACAGTAAACTTCAGGAGGCTGTTCTCAATTTGCAGATGGATTTCCTATCCTGTGAATGCAGGGACAGACCATTCTGTGGATGCATACAGCGCAGATTATCTGAACATATTATAGCAGAGCGTATCAGTGGCAGGGACCCGGTGGAGATAAGCAGGGGACTTCTGTCCAGATACCAGATTCAGGCCTACCCAGGGGATATCTTCAGCTGGCTTGATACCACCGTCAGGGCCCTTGAATCCATAGGGAGGATCGCCAGCGCATTTAAAAGGAGGAGGTACCTGAAGGAATGTTCAGGGATTGTGCGGGCCATTGAAAAAGGTAGGGGGGCATAG
- a CDS encoding PfkB family carbohydrate kinase: MSSGEGYLLIGPVSRDHIVRGDSHEVKAGGAVYYYSRLLSHLGVRHTALVTISEDDSELLEEFPDKTRIVPVYHDRTVEFENIYSNGDTAGRTQRSNFAENPIEVEDLEGLASLDWTAVLAGPLLPSDIPLRTLEFLGERHRLYTGLQGYLRHPQGRSVILKPAGHIWRVMEAGDGVFLDVNELGTISDNPLRALRMLAEHTPEAVVTCGRRGSVICHGDSRTRIRAVRAVRELDPTGLGDTYMAAYVHARRMVGPEAAGRFASLMATRKLEGEI; the protein is encoded by the coding sequence GTGAGCTCAGGGGAAGGTTACCTCCTTATCGGTCCGGTAAGCAGGGACCATATAGTGAGAGGGGACTCCCATGAGGTGAAGGCTGGTGGCGCGGTCTACTACTACTCAAGGCTCCTTTCCCACCTTGGAGTCCGTCACACAGCCCTTGTGACAATATCAGAGGACGACTCCGAACTTCTTGAGGAATTCCCGGATAAAACAAGGATTGTGCCTGTATACCATGACCGTACAGTTGAATTTGAAAATATCTACTCCAACGGGGATACTGCAGGAAGGACTCAGAGGTCAAACTTTGCTGAAAACCCCATAGAGGTGGAGGACCTTGAAGGTCTTGCATCACTGGACTGGACTGCAGTACTCGCAGGACCCCTCCTCCCATCAGACATACCCCTCAGGACCCTGGAATTCCTGGGTGAGAGGCACAGGCTCTACACGGGACTGCAGGGTTACCTCAGGCACCCTCAGGGAAGGAGTGTAATACTGAAACCTGCAGGGCACATATGGAGGGTCATGGAGGCAGGGGATGGCGTATTCCTTGATGTGAATGAACTCGGGACAATCTCAGATAACCCTCTGAGGGCTCTGCGTATGCTGGCTGAGCATACCCCCGAGGCGGTGGTAACATGCGGCAGGAGGGGTTCAGTCATCTGCCATGGCGACTCCAGAACAAGGATAAGGGCTGTGAGGGCTGTGAGAGAACTTGACCCCACGGGCCTGGGGGATACCTACATGGCAGCCTATGTACATGCCAGAAGAATGGTGGGGCCGGAGGCGGCTGGAAGGTTTGCATCCCTAATGGCCACAAGAAAACTTGAGGGTGAAATCTGA
- a CDS encoding ammonium transporter: protein MDAVLNSGDTAWMLVSTALVMLMTVPGVALFYGGLTKKENVLNTMFLSLIAFAVTSIIWVLYGYQFAFGADIMGFIGSPVNLLMNGVGVNTAAALAPTIPDFLYIAFQLTFAAITVALISGAVVERMKFSAWLAFIVLWVSLVYVPVAHWVWGGGFLAQLGALDFAGGTVVHINSGVAALALVYLLGKRKDTRLLPHNLGYSVIGASLLWFGWFGFNAGSALTAGGLAASAFLVTNTAAAAGMVSWVIMDYLKVGKPTVLGGISGAVAGLVAITPAAGFVTVPAALIIGLVTSVISYLAVSYLKPRLGYDDALDVFGIHGMSGIWGSVATGLFAAPFINELGTGLIYGNPGQLTAQVIAVAVVAAYSFVVTLIIGKLLDFTVGLRVSGKEEMEGLDTHLHEETGYRI from the coding sequence ATGGATGCGGTCTTAAACTCCGGTGACACTGCCTGGATGCTGGTATCAACAGCCCTGGTAATGCTGATGACGGTTCCAGGCGTGGCACTATTCTACGGGGGTTTAACAAAAAAGGAAAACGTGCTGAACACCATGTTCCTATCCCTGATAGCCTTCGCAGTGACGAGCATAATATGGGTACTCTACGGCTATCAGTTCGCCTTTGGAGCTGACATAATGGGGTTCATAGGAAGTCCAGTGAACCTGCTGATGAACGGGGTCGGTGTTAACACTGCTGCTGCACTGGCACCAACAATACCAGACTTCCTCTACATAGCATTCCAGTTAACATTCGCAGCAATAACGGTTGCACTCATATCCGGTGCCGTCGTTGAAAGGATGAAGTTCTCAGCCTGGCTGGCATTCATTGTGCTCTGGGTGAGCCTGGTCTACGTGCCGGTGGCCCACTGGGTATGGGGCGGAGGATTCCTGGCGCAGCTCGGTGCCCTGGACTTCGCAGGCGGTACTGTGGTTCACATCAACTCAGGTGTTGCAGCACTCGCACTCGTCTACCTCCTCGGTAAGAGAAAGGACACGAGACTTCTGCCACACAACCTGGGATACTCAGTGATAGGTGCTTCACTGCTCTGGTTCGGCTGGTTTGGATTCAACGCCGGTTCAGCACTCACGGCAGGTGGACTTGCAGCATCAGCCTTCCTGGTGACCAACACTGCGGCGGCTGCTGGTATGGTATCATGGGTTATAATGGACTACCTCAAGGTGGGTAAACCCACAGTACTCGGCGGAATATCCGGTGCAGTTGCTGGCCTCGTCGCCATAACACCTGCAGCAGGTTTCGTAACTGTACCTGCAGCCCTCATCATAGGCCTTGTCACGAGCGTAATATCATACCTTGCAGTATCATACCTCAAACCAAGGCTTGGATACGACGATGCCCTGGACGTCTTCGGAATACACGGCATGTCAGGTATATGGGGCTCAGTGGCAACCGGCCTCTTTGCAGCGCCATTCATCAATGAACTGGGAACAGGCCTCATATACGGAAACCCTGGACAGCTGACAGCACAGGTGATAGCCGTGGCAGTTGTGGCTGCCTACTCCTTCGTGGTGACACTGATCATCGGCAAACTCCTGGACTTCACCGTTGGTCTGAGGGTGAGCGGTAAGGAGGAGATGGAGGGCCTTGACACCCACCTGCATGAGGAGACAGGCTACAGGATCTGA
- the pdxS gene encoding pyridoxal 5'-phosphate synthase lyase subunit PdxS, with the protein MLHGTEVLKKGFAKMTKGGVIMDVVNAEQAAIAEDSGAVAVMALEKVPADIRASGGVARMADPNKVQEIMDAVSIPVMAKVRIGHFVEAQVLEALGVDMIDESEVLTPADERFHIDKKKFTVPFVCGARNLGEALRRIDEGAAMIRTKGEPGTGNIVEAVRHMRIMMSEIREIQNKEEEELWEVSRKIEAPLELVRETAKLGKLPVVNFAAGGVATPADAALMMQLGADGVFVGSGIFKSDNPEGYARAIVEATAHYDDPEVIAEVSRGLGTAMRGLEISEIPEEGRMQDRGW; encoded by the coding sequence ATGCTGCATGGTACAGAAGTACTCAAGAAGGGATTTGCAAAGATGACCAAGGGCGGCGTTATAATGGACGTTGTCAACGCTGAACAGGCAGCAATTGCAGAGGATTCAGGAGCAGTCGCTGTCATGGCCCTTGAAAAGGTACCCGCTGATATAAGGGCTTCAGGTGGAGTTGCAAGGATGGCTGATCCAAACAAGGTCCAGGAGATAATGGATGCGGTGTCCATACCTGTCATGGCCAAGGTCAGGATAGGACACTTCGTGGAGGCCCAGGTCCTCGAGGCCCTCGGAGTTGACATGATAGATGAGAGTGAGGTCCTGACACCTGCCGATGAGAGGTTCCACATAGACAAGAAGAAATTCACTGTACCCTTTGTCTGCGGCGCAAGGAACCTTGGAGAGGCCCTCAGGAGGATAGATGAGGGGGCCGCCATGATAAGGACCAAGGGGGAACCAGGAACAGGCAACATCGTTGAGGCAGTTAGGCACATGAGGATAATGATGAGTGAGATCAGGGAGATCCAGAACAAGGAGGAAGAGGAGCTCTGGGAGGTTTCAAGAAAGATTGAGGCCCCCCTTGAACTTGTCAGGGAAACAGCGAAACTTGGAAAGCTCCCTGTGGTTAACTTTGCAGCCGGGGGGGTTGCAACACCTGCAGATGCGGCCCTCATGATGCAGCTTGGAGCCGACGGTGTCTTTGTTGGTTCAGGTATATTCAAATCAGACAACCCTGAGGGGTATGCCCGAGCCATAGTTGAGGCCACAGCTCACTATGATGACCCTGAGGTTATAGCAGAGGTTTCAAGGGGACTTGGAACAGCAATGAGGGGGCTGGAAATCAGCGAAATCCCTGAAGAGGGCAGAATGCAGGATAGAGGATGGTAA
- a CDS encoding P-II family nitrogen regulator yields the protein MKEIVAIIRPEKLEEVKNALEAAGCHGMTVTEVRGRGRQLGITESYRGRDYRIDLLPKTKIEIVVNDEDVDTVVETIVKSAQTGDIGDGKIFISGVDEVVRIRTGESGKKAV from the coding sequence ATGAAGGAAATAGTGGCCATAATAAGACCTGAAAAACTGGAGGAAGTTAAAAACGCCCTTGAAGCTGCAGGGTGCCACGGTATGACTGTGACAGAGGTCAGAGGACGGGGGAGACAGCTCGGTATAACAGAAAGTTACCGTGGGAGGGACTACAGGATAGACCTCCTCCCCAAGACAAAGATCGAGATAGTGGTGAATGATGAGGACGTGGACACCGTGGTTGAAACAATAGTTAAAAGCGCCCAGACCGGAGACATAGGGGACGGAAAAATATTCATATCAGGGGTAGATGAGGTTGTGAGAATAAGAACCGGTGAAAGTGGAAAAAAAGCTGTTTAA